One window from the genome of Treponema sp. OMZ 838 encodes:
- a CDS encoding class I SAM-dependent methyltransferase, whose translation MNTHQNYQDANAAVIDRWITEGWEWGKPVDHETYINAQNGQWSVVLTPTKAVPRKWFGDLKGKKLLGLASGGGQQMPIFTAAGAECTILDYSEKQLESERIVAEREGYRINIIRADMSKPLPFADASFDIIFHPVSNCYIEKVEPVFAECFRILKKGGVLLCGLDTGINYIVDQKEEKIINALPFNPLVYEAHRKQLEEADCGWQFSHTVSEQIGGQLRAGFTLTDIYEDTNGEGRLHELHIPSFIATRAVK comes from the coding sequence ATGAACACACATCAAAATTATCAGGACGCAAATGCGGCGGTGATCGACCGTTGGATTACAGAAGGCTGGGAATGGGGTAAGCCCGTTGATCACGAAACGTATATCAATGCACAAAACGGACAATGGTCTGTAGTATTGACGCCGACAAAAGCGGTACCGCGTAAATGGTTCGGTGATTTAAAAGGAAAAAAGCTGTTAGGACTTGCGTCGGGAGGCGGGCAGCAAATGCCGATTTTTACCGCAGCCGGAGCGGAATGCACGATACTTGACTACTCTGAAAAACAGCTTGAATCTGAGCGAATTGTTGCCGAGCGTGAAGGCTATCGAATTAACATTATACGTGCAGATATGTCAAAACCGCTGCCCTTTGCCGATGCATCCTTCGATATTATTTTCCATCCGGTAAGCAACTGCTATATCGAAAAAGTTGAACCGGTGTTTGCCGAATGTTTCCGGATACTCAAAAAAGGCGGTGTGTTACTGTGCGGACTTGATACCGGTATCAATTATATTGTCGATCAAAAAGAAGAGAAAATTATCAACGCACTTCCGTTTAATCCGCTCGTTTACGAAGCGCACCGAAAACAGCTTGAAGAAGCGGACTGTGGATGGCAATTTTCTCATACAGTAAGCGAACAAATCGGCGGACAACTGCGCGCAGGTTTCACGCTCACCGATATATACGAAGACACGAACGGAGAAGGACGCTTGCACGAATTGCATATCCCATCGTTTATTGCAACACGTGCGGTGAAATAA
- a CDS encoding CPBP family intramembrane glutamic endopeptidase, with amino-acid sequence MWNSFITIEDDRFGLKTIAHCVIGIILFIIANIAAAILSNVLSNIITVHSIIIIINCCFNILFFLLLISLYIRKGLKKRLDFFRINNVKPSKLFILISIILPGCVIGFYYFFLSGTLSVNNIKIYEKICFAVSIGLSAGVCEEILFRGYIMKLVEIRWNKKVSAFVPSALFALLHISGSMSIIDILQLLLAGITVGVMFSSVTYAKDTVNNSIVIHGVWNFFILGIIGISVKPNTTPLVSYVIRSENMWITGGTFGIESGLPAIIGYCIVILFAVLSKHKIEE; translated from the coding sequence AGATGATCGTTTTGGTCTAAAGACCATAGCACATTGTGTTATCGGCATTATTCTGTTTATTATTGCAAATATTGCTGCAGCAATATTATCAAACGTTTTGTCGAATATTATTACTGTTCATAGTATTATTATCATCATAAACTGTTGTTTTAATATTCTATTTTTTCTCTTGTTGATATCGCTCTATATCCGGAAAGGGTTAAAAAAACGATTGGATTTTTTCCGGATAAATAATGTAAAACCGTCAAAATTATTTATTCTTATTTCAATTATTTTACCCGGTTGTGTTATAGGATTTTATTATTTTTTTCTAAGCGGTACATTATCGGTTAATAACATAAAGATATATGAAAAGATATGCTTTGCTGTCAGTATAGGATTATCTGCAGGAGTTTGCGAAGAAATACTTTTCCGCGGATATATAATGAAGTTGGTAGAAATACGATGGAATAAAAAAGTTTCCGCATTTGTACCGTCTGCATTATTTGCCCTTCTTCATATATCAGGCAGCATGAGCATAATCGATATCCTGCAATTGTTACTTGCCGGTATAACAGTCGGTGTAATGTTCTCATCCGTTACATATGCAAAAGATACGGTAAACAACTCAATAGTAATACATGGAGTATGGAATTTTTTCATTCTCGGTATTATCGGTATTTCAGTAAAACCGAATACTACTCCCTTAGTATCCTACGTCATTCGCAGCGAAAATATGTGGATAACAGGCGGTACATTTGGCATAGAAAGCGGATTACCTGCAATCATTGGATATTGCATTGTTATTTTATTCGCTGTATTGAGCAAGCATAAAATTGAGGAATAG
- a CDS encoding GNAT family N-acetyltransferase, translating to MVLRKYEAQDSKIICSWIQDAKQLYQWSADRIGRFPLNGNELNEYYGSMNGTQPIIPLCAIDGCSVIGHLFIRYPNKDDKTLVRFGFIILSPESRGKGSGKKMVELAIEYAKTVLYASKITLGVFTNNERARHCYEATGFQPTEKVITYMMPDCAWECIEMELNI from the coding sequence ATGGTATTAAGAAAATATGAAGCGCAAGATTCAAAAATCATTTGCAGCTGGATTCAGGATGCAAAGCAGCTTTATCAATGGTCTGCCGACAGAATAGGGCGGTTTCCACTGAATGGCAATGAGTTAAATGAATACTATGGTTCGATGAACGGTACACAGCCTATCATTCCTCTTTGTGCCATTGACGGATGCAGCGTAATCGGTCATTTGTTTATCCGATATCCAAATAAAGACGATAAAACGCTCGTGCGATTCGGGTTTATTATACTTTCGCCTGAAAGCAGGGGAAAGGGAAGCGGAAAGAAAATGGTAGAGCTTGCAATAGAATATGCAAAGACCGTTTTGTATGCTTCAAAAATAACATTGGGAGTGTTTACGAATAATGAGCGTGCACGGCATTGTTATGAAGCCACCGGTTTTCAACCAACAGAAAAAGTTATAACCTATATGATGCCGGATTGCGCATGGGAATGTATTGAAATGGAATTGAATATCTAA